TCTTAAGTTGTTCGGGAACGAAGACACCTCCGGGTATAGCCATCTTCTTGCCGGTGATTATATTGTCTATAAGCGGTATTATCATACTTATTGACACACCGCTGAAGACGGACGTGCCTATCATGCACACTACGGCCAATGCGAGTACCCATATGTGCGGGAGAACAAATCTGATTAACCTGGTATATTCCTTCATAATTGGGATGATTATGATAACATAAGACTTGCTCTTTGTCCAGGGGAATGATATAATCGCCTGAATATGAGCAAGGTAAAGGTAGGGGTAGTCGGCGTAGGCCACCTTGGGGCGATACATGCCAAGGTTTATTCCAAGATGGATAATGTGGATCTGGTAGGGGTTTGTGATTGTAACCTCGAGCGGGCATTAGAGATAGGGAAAAAGTACCACACCAGAAGTTATGCCGATTATGAGGACCTTTTTGGTAAAGTCGATGCCGCGAGCATAGTGGTTCCCACAAGCATGCATTACAACGTGGCAAAAGAGTTCTTAAACCACGGTATCCACGTTTTAATAGAAAAACCCATAACAAAGACCCTTTCTGAAGCGGACGAATTGATAGAAATCGCCAGAAAGGATGGCCTAATAATACAAGTTGGCCATGTTGAACGGTTCAATGCGGCCGTAATGGCGCTTGAAGACGTGATGAAAAAGCCGAAATTCCTGGAATGCCAGCGCCTGGGGCCATTTCATAAGAGAGTTGAGGACGTCGGCGTCGTGTTGGATCTTATGATACACGACATTGACATAGTGCTGGGCCTTATAAAACAAGAGGTGGTAAATATAGAGGCTGTAGGCTTGAGCACGATGTCGGATCATGAAGACGTGGCAAATGTCCGGCTCATATTTGAAGACGGAACGATAGCCGATATCACCGCAAGCCGCGTAACAAAAGATGTCGTAAGAAAGATCCGGATATTCCAGGAAGAATCTTACATATCGCTTGATTATGTAAATCAGGAAGTTACCATATTCAAAAAGACCGGCAAAAAGATACAAAAAGAGAAGATAAAGATCAAAAAAACCGAGCCATTAAAAGAAGAACTGCAGTCGTTCATAGAATGCGTAAGAACTGGCAAGCGGCCTGTAGTTTCAGGCGTCGAAGGAAGACGCGCGCTTGCGGTGGCGCTTGCGATACTGGAAAAGATAAAATCGAA
This region of Candidatus Omnitrophota bacterium genomic DNA includes:
- a CDS encoding Gfo/Idh/MocA family oxidoreductase, coding for MSKVKVGVVGVGHLGAIHAKVYSKMDNVDLVGVCDCNLERALEIGKKYHTRSYADYEDLFGKVDAASIVVPTSMHYNVAKEFLNHGIHVLIEKPITKTLSEADELIEIARKDGLIIQVGHVERFNAAVMALEDVMKKPKFLECQRLGPFHKRVEDVGVVLDLMIHDIDIVLGLIKQEVVNIEAVGLSTMSDHEDVANVRLIFEDGTIADITASRVTKDVVRKIRIFQEESYISLDYVNQEVTIFKKTGKKIQKEKIKIKKTEPLKEELQSFIECVRTGKRPVVSGVEGRRALAVALAILEKIKSKQK